A genome region from Bradyrhizobium sp. WSM1417 includes the following:
- a CDS encoding DUF1236 domain-containing protein yields MRKHLMLSTAAIGLMLASGFAYAQAPSERKDEPKRTEEPAKGAAPQRGGAQERVQERAQGAQERLQGAGREEKGGAARQDASDDKRQPTGSAERNPPKSKDQAQESREPSRDRNRDAESTKPGRDGKNSAETKPDKSAPQKSTAESEKSKSGTSSQQNERAGTAANQNERNQTQPPRNAAEQQQPAQQNNRPATATDTNRTAPTNNAQTAPATSGTQTNQANQTTQTNTQANQQTQVTSEKQVRISETVSRARLAEPERNLNISIRVGETIPSRVRLHRLPPEIVSIEPEYRDYEYFTTGDDVVIVEPRTHRIVSQVPRDPSRARAQMSGGTSSGMAAAGGSAAGGSNVNCQIMRRDASGNVAQAEPSTVGSTARTDSLSVTVQMPGGGSSAPIALGAPAGNIVVATQGQGDCTVTIEPQTR; encoded by the coding sequence ATGCGCAAGCACTTGATGTTATCGACCGCAGCTATCGGACTGATGCTTGCTTCCGGCTTCGCCTACGCCCAGGCGCCCAGTGAGCGAAAGGATGAGCCGAAACGGACCGAGGAGCCGGCGAAAGGCGCTGCGCCGCAGCGCGGCGGCGCGCAAGAGCGTGTTCAAGAGCGCGCGCAGGGCGCCCAGGAGCGATTGCAGGGCGCTGGCCGCGAGGAAAAGGGCGGCGCTGCCAGGCAGGACGCGAGTGACGACAAGCGCCAGCCGACCGGTTCGGCCGAGCGCAACCCGCCGAAGTCGAAGGATCAGGCCCAAGAATCTCGCGAGCCTTCGCGCGATCGCAACCGCGACGCGGAGAGCACGAAACCGGGACGCGACGGCAAGAATAGCGCCGAGACGAAGCCGGACAAGTCCGCGCCGCAGAAATCAACGGCGGAGTCCGAGAAGTCCAAGTCCGGCACGTCTAGCCAGCAGAACGAGCGCGCTGGCACCGCGGCCAACCAGAACGAGCGCAACCAGACCCAGCCGCCGCGCAACGCGGCCGAGCAGCAGCAGCCGGCGCAGCAGAACAACCGGCCAGCCACGGCGACCGACACGAACCGCACGGCCCCGACCAACAACGCCCAGACTGCGCCTGCAACTTCAGGCACGCAGACCAATCAAGCCAATCAGACGACCCAGACCAACACCCAGGCCAATCAGCAGACGCAGGTGACGTCCGAGAAGCAGGTGCGGATCTCCGAAACGGTGAGCCGTGCACGCCTGGCGGAGCCGGAGCGCAATCTGAACATCTCGATCCGGGTCGGCGAGACCATTCCCTCGCGCGTGCGCCTCCACAGGCTTCCGCCCGAGATCGTCTCGATCGAGCCCGAGTATCGAGACTACGAATATTTTACGACGGGTGACGACGTCGTCATTGTGGAGCCGCGGACGCATCGCATCGTCAGCCAGGTGCCCCGCGATCCGTCGCGAGCACGTGCGCAAATGAGCGGCGGCACCTCGTCGGGCATGGCCGCGGCAGGCGGGAGCGCGGCCGGGGGCAGCAATGTGAACTGCCAGATCATGCGGCGTGACGCCTCGGGCAATGTGGCCCAGGCAGAGCCCTCGACCGTAGGCTCGACCGCGCGAACGGACTCCCTGAGCGTAACCGTCCAGATGCCCGGCGGCGGCTCGTCCGCGCCGATCGCCCTCGGTGCCCCCGCGGGCAACATCGTGGTGGCGACCCAAGGGCAGGGCGACTGCACGGTGACGATCGAGCCGCAGACGCGCTAG
- the ilvD gene encoding dihydroxy-acid dehydratase, translated as MPAYRSRTTTHGRNMAGARGLWRATGMKDGDFGKPIIAVVNSFTQFVPGHVHLKDLGQLVAREIEQAGGVAKEFNTIAVDDGIAMGHDGMLYSLPSRELIADSVEYMVNAHCADGMVCISNCDKITPGMLMAALRLNIPAVFVSGGPMEAGKVTLQGKTKAVDLIDAMVAAADSKVSDEDVKVIERSACPTCGSCSGMFTANSMNCLTEALGLALPGNGTVVATHADRKRLFVEAGHTIVDIVRRHYEQDDASVLPRNVANFKAFENAMTLDIAMGGSTNTVLHLLAAAHEGEVKFTMQDIDRMSRRVPVLCKVAPSVADVHVEDVHRAGGIMGILGELDRAGLIDTSVSTVHAPTMSDALERWDIKRSKSESVRTFFRASPGGIPTQVAFSQERRYDELDTDREKGVVRNLDHAFSKDGGLAVLYGNLAQDGCIVKTAGVDASILKFSGPARVFESQDAAVEGILGGKVVAGEVVVIIYEGPRGGPGMQEMLYPTSYLKSMGLGKACALVTDGRFSGGSSGLSIGHLSPEAAEGGTIGLVRTGDRIAIDIPNRSITLEVSDEELAKRRAAEEAKGDAAWQAIGRKRNVSTALQAYAALTTSAARGAVREVKRRSK; from the coding sequence ATGCCAGCCTATCGCTCCCGCACCACCACCCACGGCCGTAACATGGCGGGCGCCCGCGGCCTCTGGCGCGCGACGGGCATGAAGGATGGCGATTTCGGCAAGCCGATCATCGCGGTGGTCAACTCCTTCACCCAGTTCGTGCCCGGCCATGTCCATCTCAAGGACCTCGGCCAGCTCGTCGCCCGCGAGATCGAGCAGGCCGGCGGCGTGGCGAAAGAGTTCAACACCATCGCGGTCGACGACGGCATCGCCATGGGCCATGACGGCATGCTCTACAGCCTGCCGTCGCGCGAGCTGATCGCCGACAGCGTCGAGTACATGGTCAATGCCCATTGCGCCGACGGCATGGTCTGCATCTCGAATTGCGACAAGATCACCCCCGGCATGCTGATGGCCGCGCTGCGGCTCAACATCCCCGCCGTGTTCGTCTCGGGCGGACCGATGGAGGCCGGCAAGGTCACGCTGCAGGGCAAGACCAAGGCGGTCGACCTGATCGATGCCATGGTCGCAGCCGCCGATTCCAAGGTCAGCGACGAGGACGTCAAGGTGATCGAGCGCTCGGCGTGCCCGACCTGCGGCTCGTGCTCGGGCATGTTCACCGCCAATTCGATGAACTGCCTCACGGAAGCGCTTGGCCTTGCGCTGCCCGGCAACGGCACGGTGGTCGCGACCCACGCCGACCGCAAACGCCTGTTCGTCGAGGCCGGCCACACCATCGTCGATATCGTGCGTCGCCACTATGAGCAGGACGACGCTAGCGTGCTGCCGCGCAATGTCGCGAACTTCAAGGCGTTCGAGAACGCGATGACGCTGGACATTGCGATGGGCGGCTCGACCAACACCGTGCTGCATCTGCTCGCCGCCGCCCATGAAGGCGAGGTGAAGTTCACCATGCAGGACATCGACCGCATGTCGCGGCGCGTGCCTGTCCTTTGCAAGGTCGCGCCATCGGTCGCCGACGTGCATGTCGAGGACGTGCATCGCGCCGGCGGCATCATGGGCATCCTGGGCGAGCTCGACCGCGCCGGCCTGATCGACACCTCGGTCTCGACCGTGCACGCGCCGACCATGAGCGACGCGCTGGAACGCTGGGACATCAAGCGCTCGAAGAGCGAGTCGGTCCGTACCTTCTTCCGCGCCTCGCCCGGCGGCATCCCGACCCAGGTCGCGTTCAGCCAGGAGCGCCGCTACGACGAGCTCGATACCGACCGCGAGAAGGGCGTGGTCCGCAACCTCGACCACGCCTTCAGCAAGGACGGCGGTCTTGCGGTGCTCTACGGCAATCTCGCGCAGGACGGCTGCATCGTGAAGACCGCCGGCGTCGATGCCTCGATCCTGAAATTCTCCGGCCCCGCCCGCGTGTTCGAGAGCCAGGACGCTGCCGTGGAAGGCATTCTGGGCGGCAAGGTCGTCGCCGGCGAGGTCGTGGTCATCATCTATGAAGGCCCGCGCGGCGGCCCCGGCATGCAGGAGATGCTGTATCCGACCAGCTATCTAAAATCGATGGGCCTCGGCAAAGCCTGCGCGCTCGTCACCGACGGACGCTTCTCGGGCGGCTCGTCCGGCCTGTCGATCGGCCATCTGTCGCCGGAAGCGGCCGAAGGCGGCACCATCGGTCTGGTGCGGACCGGCGATCGCATCGCCATCGACATCCCGAACCGCAGCATCACGCTGGAGGTCTCCGACGAGGAGCTGGCCAAGCGCCGCGCCGCGGAAGAGGCAAAGGGCGATGCCGCCTGGCAGGCGATCGGCCGCAAGCGCAATGTCTCGACCGCGCTTCAGGCCTACGCCGCGCTCACCACCAGCGCCGCGCGCGGCGCGGTGCGCGAGGTGAAGCGGCGCTCGAAGTAA
- a CDS encoding Spy/CpxP family protein refolding chaperone, with protein sequence MINPAPPARLYLRRWFALGSVFVLLLGAAAVANAQGLVKGVQEGAAAGNKAAGPVGGVLGGAIGGVVGVFTGVLGVGNNGNQAPAAKDPSKDSSKDAAKDAKQGAGKDKDAKSAKSGKGAKASKEAKNAPQDKDVTVLTQTGAPQLTADQIVTNSDSYIERIKTELNLTPDQEKHWYGFSSAMHYLGHNGAERLNLRVARAKRDPPDDIVEQMRNEAQFLIDRAADQRNVADAAEPLYSSLDDKQKQVFVQEMVRLSHERGLD encoded by the coding sequence ATGATCAACCCGGCGCCGCCCGCGCGGCTTTACCTGCGACGATGGTTCGCGCTGGGGTCCGTTTTCGTATTGCTGCTCGGCGCAGCCGCGGTGGCGAACGCTCAAGGCCTGGTCAAAGGCGTTCAGGAAGGAGCGGCGGCCGGGAACAAGGCGGCAGGTCCGGTCGGCGGCGTGCTCGGCGGCGCGATCGGCGGCGTGGTCGGTGTCTTCACCGGCGTGCTCGGCGTTGGCAATAATGGCAATCAGGCGCCTGCCGCCAAAGATCCGAGCAAGGACTCGAGTAAGGACGCCGCCAAGGACGCCAAGCAGGGCGCCGGCAAGGACAAGGATGCCAAGAGCGCCAAGTCGGGCAAGGGCGCCAAGGCCAGCAAGGAGGCGAAGAACGCGCCGCAGGACAAGGATGTCACGGTCCTGACCCAGACCGGCGCACCGCAATTGACCGCCGACCAGATCGTCACCAACAGCGACTCCTATATCGAGCGGATCAAGACCGAACTGAATCTTACGCCCGACCAGGAGAAGCACTGGTACGGCTTCTCGAGCGCCATGCACTACCTCGGGCATAACGGTGCCGAGCGGCTCAACCTGCGGGTTGCGCGCGCCAAGCGGGATCCGCCCGACGACATCGTCGAGCAGATGCGCAACGAGGCCCAATTCCTGATCGACCGCGCTGCTGACCAGCGCAATGTCGCCGACGCCGCCGAGCCCCTCTATTCGAGCCTCGACGACAAGCAGAAGCAGGTGTTCGTACAGGAGATGGTGCGGCTCAGCCACGAACGAGGACTGGATTGA
- a CDS encoding alpha/beta fold hydrolase gives MAEKTGKQQRAPGPVPDDPLLWPFAAARLAMDACFGWLERPPEQADSSLPWTTPNSVALELATMRLRNCARTRSGQPALVCAPYALHRALIADFAPGHSVVQSLQNGGIDRIYLTDWRSAAPDMRYLSIDSYLGDLNVAVDEIGAPVDLVGLCQGGWLSLLYAARFPAKVRRLVLAGAPVDLSIDSRLSQLARNAPEMVYDQLVARGGGNVSGEEMLRVWSKAPSRDDIATALQSDLSGEEDAELLARFERWNAEPLNLPGTYYLEIVNWIFRENRIARGEFTALGRVIDLKDVKAPVFLLAGLDDDVVPAAQALATAGLLGTPPAFIAAASEACNHLGLFMGARTHAHAWPRIAEWLRADLSGMLVRRA, from the coding sequence ATGGCGGAGAAGACCGGCAAACAGCAGCGCGCACCGGGCCCGGTCCCGGATGACCCGCTGCTGTGGCCGTTCGCTGCGGCTCGGCTTGCGATGGATGCCTGCTTCGGATGGCTCGAGCGTCCGCCGGAGCAAGCCGACAGCAGCCTGCCGTGGACCACGCCCAACTCGGTCGCACTGGAGCTCGCGACCATGCGCCTGCGCAATTGCGCGCGGACGAGGTCCGGTCAGCCGGCCCTGGTCTGCGCGCCCTATGCGCTGCACCGGGCCCTGATCGCCGACTTCGCGCCCGGCCACAGCGTGGTGCAGTCCCTGCAAAATGGCGGCATCGACCGGATCTATCTCACCGACTGGCGCTCGGCCGCACCCGACATGCGCTATCTCTCGATCGACAGCTATCTCGGCGATCTCAACGTCGCCGTCGACGAAATCGGCGCGCCGGTCGATCTCGTCGGCCTGTGCCAGGGCGGCTGGCTGTCGCTGCTCTATGCGGCGCGCTTTCCCGCCAAGGTGCGGCGGCTGGTGCTGGCAGGCGCGCCCGTCGACCTCTCGATCGACTCCAGGCTGTCGCAGCTCGCCCGCAACGCGCCGGAGATGGTCTATGACCAGCTCGTCGCGCGCGGCGGCGGCAATGTCAGCGGCGAGGAGATGCTGCGCGTCTGGTCGAAGGCGCCGAGCCGCGACGACATCGCGACGGCGCTGCAGAGCGACCTCTCCGGCGAGGAAGATGCGGAGCTGCTGGCACGCTTCGAGCGCTGGAATGCCGAGCCTCTCAATCTGCCCGGCACCTATTATCTCGAGATCGTCAACTGGATATTCCGGGAGAACCGGATCGCGCGCGGCGAATTCACGGCACTCGGCCGGGTGATTGATCTGAAGGACGTCAAGGCGCCGGTCTTCCTTTTGGCCGGGCTCGACGACGACGTCGTGCCGGCTGCGCAGGCGCTCGCCACCGCCGGTTTGCTCGGCACCCCACCGGCCTTCATCGCGGCGGCCTCCGAGGCCTGCAACCATCTCGGTCTGTTCATGGGCGCGCGGACCCACGCCCATGCCTGGCCCCGGATCGCCGAGTGGCTGCGCGCCGATCTGTCCGGCATGCTGGTGCGCAGAGCCTGA
- a CDS encoding GrlR family regulatory protein, protein MSAGDGPEQGANPQKVLNGLYIFEIEMRDGKRGQAKGVVVLCDGRIMGGDSYFYYNGSYTFRNGKWRGDMTVNQHTEAVGKPLAFGGREVTCGFSGDYSADGAEVEGMALVGKTSVTFTARLTLKDPM, encoded by the coding sequence ATGTCGGCCGGCGATGGGCCCGAGCAGGGCGCCAACCCACAGAAGGTCCTCAACGGCCTCTACATCTTTGAGATCGAGATGCGCGACGGCAAGCGCGGCCAGGCCAAAGGCGTCGTCGTGCTCTGCGATGGCCGCATCATGGGCGGCGACAGCTATTTCTACTACAACGGCAGCTACACCTTCCGGAACGGGAAATGGCGCGGCGATATGACCGTCAATCAGCACACCGAGGCCGTCGGCAAGCCGCTCGCCTTCGGCGGCAGGGAAGTGACTTGCGGCTTTTCGGGCGACTACTCCGCCGACGGCGCCGAGGTCGAAGGCATGGCGCTGGTCGGCAAGACCAGCGTGACATTCACGGCGCGGCTCACGCTGAAGGACCCGATGTAA
- a CDS encoding DUF4145 domain-containing protein: MAFDRELWDDRFSVSAVPAFTCPRCSKGTLQFDKKQFWKVEPKFSVDAHGHEDWDPEWVDERFAMFLKCSAEKCGEIVVVSGSASVEQVYDEEYGPSMESLLVPAMMVPAPPIIRVPERTPQEVQAELQLAFQLFWSDLGASATKIRTSVERLMDHFKVAKFKRTGGKLKPIPLFTRIETFIAKNGKVVHKDHLHALRVVGNLGTHSNAATRSDVLEAFQIYEHALDELIGKKSTVIAKLAKKLKQK; this comes from the coding sequence ATGGCCTTCGATCGAGAACTTTGGGACGATAGATTTTCCGTCAGTGCCGTCCCTGCCTTCACATGTCCGCGGTGCAGCAAAGGAACGTTGCAGTTTGACAAGAAGCAGTTTTGGAAGGTTGAGCCTAAATTCTCGGTGGATGCACACGGGCATGAAGATTGGGACCCTGAATGGGTCGATGAGCGATTCGCCATGTTCCTGAAGTGCAGCGCAGAAAAATGCGGAGAAATCGTCGTGGTGTCCGGCTCTGCATCAGTAGAGCAAGTCTACGATGAGGAATATGGTCCTAGCATGGAGAGCCTATTGGTGCCCGCGATGATGGTCCCAGCTCCTCCCATTATTCGCGTTCCAGAGAGAACACCTCAGGAAGTTCAAGCTGAGCTTCAACTTGCGTTTCAGCTCTTCTGGTCCGACCTAGGGGCTTCCGCCACAAAAATTCGTACGAGCGTCGAACGGTTAATGGACCATTTTAAGGTCGCCAAGTTCAAGAGAACGGGAGGCAAGCTTAAGCCAATTCCGCTGTTCACCCGTATTGAGACGTTCATCGCCAAAAATGGGAAGGTGGTTCATAAGGACCATTTGCATGCTTTGAGAGTGGTCGGAAATCTGGGCACACATAGCAATGCCGCAACGCGCTCGGACGTTCTCGAGGCATTTCAGATATACGAGCACGCCCTAGATGAGTTGATCGGCAAAAAATCGACTGTCATCGCAAAACTGGCTAAGAAGTTGAAGCAGAAGTAG
- the glk gene encoding glucokinase, with protein sequence MTIGKTEQILLADIGGTNARFALSQGDQTGPIDYVKVADFPTVREAIADVLARRADGKPPPRAVLAVAGPVTNNRCVMTNSPWVIDGNELQPALGFDSVHVLNDFEVVAWSLPALQPADLIPLGGGDGLSGEPLLVVGPGTGFGVSCLVERHGSRLAVVTEAGHATLPAEDEREERVIACLRRRLGHVSIERGALSGSGLQSLYEALAEVEGVQVPHRDAAAITKAALEGSCELSRKTLEMFCAILGSVAGNLAVTFGARGGVYIAGGIVPRFPEFLAASAFRARFEAKGRFQDYLRDIPTRLVTKPDASFVGLTMFAEHNQP encoded by the coding sequence ATGACCATCGGCAAGACAGAACAGATTCTTCTCGCCGATATCGGCGGCACCAATGCGCGCTTTGCGCTCAGTCAGGGCGACCAAACCGGACCGATCGACTACGTCAAAGTGGCAGACTTCCCGACCGTCCGGGAAGCCATTGCCGATGTTCTCGCACGCCGCGCCGACGGCAAACCGCCCCCGAGGGCCGTGCTGGCCGTCGCGGGTCCGGTGACCAACAACCGCTGCGTCATGACCAACAGCCCGTGGGTCATCGACGGCAACGAGCTTCAGCCGGCCCTCGGCTTCGACAGCGTCCATGTTCTCAACGATTTCGAGGTGGTGGCCTGGTCCCTGCCCGCCCTGCAGCCCGCCGACCTGATCCCGCTCGGCGGAGGGGATGGCCTTTCCGGAGAGCCGCTGCTGGTGGTCGGCCCCGGAACCGGCTTTGGCGTTTCCTGCCTGGTCGAGCGCCACGGCTCACGGCTGGCCGTCGTCACCGAGGCGGGCCACGCGACCTTGCCGGCGGAGGACGAGCGCGAGGAACGCGTGATCGCGTGCCTGCGCCGACGCCTCGGCCATGTCTCCATCGAGCGTGGCGCATTGTCCGGTTCCGGCCTGCAAAGCCTCTACGAGGCGCTGGCCGAGGTGGAAGGCGTTCAGGTGCCGCATCGCGATGCGGCCGCCATCACGAAGGCGGCCCTGGAAGGCAGTTGCGAGCTCAGCCGCAAAACGCTGGAGATGTTTTGCGCCATTCTCGGCTCGGTCGCGGGCAATCTCGCGGTGACCTTCGGCGCACGCGGCGGCGTCTATATCGCCGGCGGAATCGTGCCGCGCTTTCCCGAGTTTCTTGCAGCCTCTGCATTCCGGGCGCGCTTCGAAGCCAAGGGACGCTTCCAGGACTATCTGCGCGACATCCCGACCAGGCTGGTCACGAAACCTGATGCGAGTTTCGTCGGCCTGACGATGTTCGCCGAGCACAACCAGCCTTAA
- a CDS encoding response regulator, which produces MADGLSVFLVEDETLIRMMMTDMVEELGHHVIAEADNVRDASAFAMTAQYDLAILDINLKGLYVDPVADLIERRGKPFLFATGYGPELLPSLLRRRPILRKPISIDQLKAMIDSMFPESLAKTPH; this is translated from the coding sequence ATGGCGGACGGACTCTCCGTTTTCCTGGTCGAAGACGAGACTTTGATCCGGATGATGATGACGGACATGGTGGAGGAACTCGGCCACCACGTCATCGCGGAAGCGGATAATGTTCGGGACGCCAGCGCTTTCGCCATGACCGCGCAGTACGATCTTGCGATCCTCGATATCAATCTCAAGGGCCTCTACGTCGATCCGGTTGCCGATCTGATCGAGCGCCGCGGCAAGCCGTTTCTGTTCGCGACGGGCTACGGTCCGGAGCTGCTGCCGTCCTTGCTCCGGCGCCGGCCGATCCTGCGCAAGCCGATTTCGATCGATCAGCTCAAGGCGATGATCGATTCGATGTTTCCGGAATCGCTGGCGAAGACGCCGCACTGA
- a CDS encoding NAD(+) synthase: MSFHSIYAHGFARVAACVTTSHVADPTANATAVLAAAKDCHAQSVAVAVFPELCLSGYAIEDLVKQDPLLDAVERGLVAIVEASSSLMTVLIVGAPLRFGNRIYNCAVVIHRGKVLGVVPKSYLPTYREFYEGRHFASGAGIVGEMVAFGGVHAPFGVDLLFAAEDVPGLTVGVEICEDMWIPVTPASELALAGASVLINLSGSPITIGRARSRALLCQSTSARCLAAYVYSAAGAGESTTDLAWDGQTSIYENGVLLAEGERFRQGGQITYADVDLDLLRQERALMGTFDDNRRQREAFFRKVSFALKAPAADIGFLRKVERFPFVPSDESLLEHDCYEAYNIQVAGLVQRMRATGTKRVVIGVSGGLDSTHALIVAAKAVDLLGLPRENILAYTMPGFATGSESKTNALALMKALQTSWQELDIRTTATQMLKDIGHPFGKGEKVYDVTFENVQAGLRTDYLFRLANHNGGIVIGTGDLSELALGWCTYGVGDQMAHYNVNAGVPKTLVQHLIRWVIASRQFSDDVNQTLGSILSAEISPELVPAEPGEKPQSTEASVGPYELQDFNLFYTLRFGMRPSKIAFMALQAWKDVAEGEWPPAFPTDKRKAYDLKEIRRWLEVFLRRFFAFSQFKRSAMPNGPKVSAGGSLSPRGDWRAPSDSSAAAWLEDLERNVPV; encoded by the coding sequence ATGAGTTTCCACTCGATCTATGCCCACGGATTTGCGCGCGTGGCGGCCTGCGTCACCACCTCTCATGTGGCTGATCCCACGGCCAACGCGACTGCGGTTCTGGCGGCGGCGAAGGACTGCCACGCGCAGTCGGTGGCGGTTGCCGTGTTTCCCGAGCTGTGCCTGTCCGGCTATGCGATCGAAGATCTCGTGAAGCAGGATCCGCTGCTCGATGCGGTCGAGCGCGGGCTCGTGGCCATCGTCGAGGCATCCTCGTCCCTGATGACCGTCCTGATCGTCGGCGCGCCGCTGCGCTTTGGCAATCGCATCTACAATTGCGCGGTCGTCATCCATCGCGGCAAAGTCCTCGGCGTCGTGCCCAAGAGCTACCTGCCGACCTATCGCGAGTTCTACGAGGGACGGCATTTCGCCTCCGGCGCCGGCATCGTCGGAGAGATGGTCGCCTTTGGCGGAGTGCATGCTCCGTTCGGCGTCGACCTCCTGTTCGCGGCCGAGGACGTTCCGGGCCTGACCGTTGGCGTCGAGATCTGCGAGGACATGTGGATCCCGGTGACGCCGGCCTCCGAGCTCGCACTTGCGGGCGCGAGCGTGCTGATCAATCTCTCGGGCAGCCCGATCACGATCGGCCGCGCCCGCTCGCGCGCGCTCTTGTGCCAATCGACTTCGGCGCGCTGCCTGGCGGCCTACGTCTATTCCGCGGCCGGGGCAGGGGAATCGACCACCGATTTGGCCTGGGACGGCCAGACCTCGATCTACGAGAACGGCGTGCTATTGGCCGAAGGCGAGCGGTTCCGCCAGGGCGGCCAGATCACATATGCCGACGTTGATCTGGACCTGCTCAGGCAGGAACGCGCGCTGATGGGAACCTTCGACGACAACCGCCGGCAGCGCGAGGCCTTCTTCCGGAAAGTCAGCTTCGCCTTGAAGGCGCCGGCCGCCGATATCGGCTTCCTGCGCAAGGTCGAACGCTTTCCGTTCGTGCCGAGCGACGAGAGCCTGCTCGAGCACGACTGCTATGAGGCCTACAACATTCAGGTCGCGGGCCTCGTCCAGCGCATGCGCGCGACCGGCACCAAGCGCGTCGTCATCGGCGTCTCGGGTGGGCTCGATTCCACCCACGCCTTGATCGTCGCCGCGAAGGCCGTCGACCTTCTTGGCCTGCCGCGCGAAAACATTCTCGCCTACACCATGCCCGGCTTTGCCACCGGCAGCGAGAGCAAGACCAATGCGCTGGCGCTGATGAAGGCGTTGCAGACGAGTTGGCAGGAGCTCGACATTCGCACCACGGCGACGCAGATGCTGAAGGACATCGGCCATCCCTTCGGCAAGGGCGAGAAGGTCTACGACGTCACGTTCGAGAACGTGCAGGCGGGCCTGCGAACGGACTATCTGTTCCGGCTCGCCAACCACAATGGCGGCATCGTGATTGGTACCGGCGATCTCTCCGAGCTCGCGCTGGGCTGGTGCACCTACGGCGTCGGCGATCAGATGGCGCACTATAACGTCAATGCCGGGGTGCCGAAGACGCTGGTCCAGCATCTGATCCGCTGGGTGATTGCGTCCAGGCAGTTCAGCGACGATGTGAACCAAACGCTTGGATCGATCCTGTCGGCCGAAATCTCGCCGGAGCTGGTTCCCGCCGAGCCGGGCGAGAAGCCGCAGAGCACGGAAGCTTCCGTCGGTCCCTACGAGCTCCAGGATTTCAACCTGTTCTACACGCTGCGGTTCGGCATGCGCCCGTCCAAGATCGCCTTCATGGCGCTGCAGGCGTGGAAGGACGTCGCCGAGGGTGAATGGCCGCCGGCGTTTCCGACCGACAAGCGCAAGGCCTACGATCTCAAGGAAATCCGCCGCTGGCTGGAGGTGTTCCTGCGCCGCTTCTTCGCCTTCAGCCAGTTCAAGCGCTCGGCGATGCCGAACGGACCCAAGGTTTCGGCCGGCGGCTCATTGTCGCCGCGTGGCGACTGGCGCGCGCCGTCGGATTCGAGCGCGGCGGCGTGGCTTGAAGATCTCGAACGGAATGTGCCGGTTTGA